The Apium graveolens cultivar Ventura chromosome 10, ASM990537v1, whole genome shotgun sequence nucleotide sequence TTAGTTTTCAAGGGTATATTAAATCATTGACTTACATGCCGTGTGTATGTACTGTATCTCCAGTTTACTCTTGTCGTGAGTTTCTTTACTTGTCAAAGAGCTAATTACATGCCCAATATCATAGTATTAAAATGCATGAAGCAGCAAAAGAATCTTACAAggttctgttttatattgtttCTGTGCTAATAAATTGTACCAGATTATCAGGAAAAGATAGATTTGTGCAAGCAGAAAACAAATGCAGCAAAAACTGAAGTTGCAGCGGACTCGGAAATAGATATGCTTCGGAAAGAGTTGGAAGATGAACTtcagagagagagtttgcttaGTGACGAGCTTAGATAAGTATTCATTCATTATATATGCGTGTTTGTTCATTTGGTTTGTGTGAATGGTACTGAGTATTGGAGTATATGTCAATTACATCAACACAGTTATTACCAATGACATCAATGATTTAGAACATCAAAGGGGTCGTGTTGAAGAAAGAAGACAAAGTTGGAGAAAAGCTGACAAAGATGACTCGCGAGCACAGTAAGTTTTTAACTATCTTGGTTGAGGGCCCTGCTACTTTAGATTTATTTCGTGCAGTATCATCTGTTTGCAGTATCCTGAATATCTCTTATAGAGTGGTGTGGGACCTTTTAGCACAGTTTGGACTTTGGAGCTAAAAATGACCTAAATAGCACGTCTAAGAAACTTGTCCCATTTAAGCACTGCAATAATGATAATGTATGTAAAACAGTCAGGATATGAATTCAGCCGAGGAAATGCATACAGCTTTAACAGAGACATATCTTACAATTGCGTTTTACCTTCTTTTTTTTCCTACAATTTTTTCATCTAAAACTCAAGGTTTATATTCGTTAATGCTGTTTTTCCTATCTAAATTCTGTCAAAGTAACGCAAATATATGCGATTCAAAAGCCGCAGACAAATAATGTCCTTGCATATATCTTTTAATATATTATGGCTGTTTGGTAGAAAATCATAAAATGCTTATAGACGGAACTGAACCTGCACAGTGCCACATTTACAACTAGATTCAATTGCTTGGATCTGTACACATGTTTGaaaatttagaataaataaaaaaaattcttgtATGGAAATGAGAActtttttattataataaaaaaattggTAGATCAACAAGAACCTTGTATTTTACATAGTAAATCCGGATTAGCCAAAAAAGAATATTTTTTATACCAACCTGGAGTAACAGAAACAAATCTGAAAATTTCTGAATTATTGACACACATAATATGTATGTGAGAAGAGTGCTTATATGGGCCAAGTTTCTTATTAGTGTTATTTTGGGCACTTTCCCCAGTTTTTGTGCTAGCCAATATTAGATATAATATAATGCGCTGTTATTTAAGTTTCCCCAAAAATTTACTAATATTTTAAAGTTAGATATTTTCCCAGCAACCTGATTTTAAGGTTCTTTACCTCATAATTATAATATATCGCTGAATTCCAAATTCCAAGTTGATGTGGATTAGCAAGAGCATTGCACAATTAAACATGGTAATGTAGGGATAAGAATCTGTGTTCGAAATTGTttcattaaaaattaaaaagCAAGCCCAAGTCTTTTGTTATCCTTGATCTCCTCCAACTAACTGGCCAAGGAAAAAGATTGTTACAAGAAAAAGCTTTTTTATTCACCTGAGTTTTTCTTTACAAACTTAAATCTATGAAGGTCTATAGAACTATGAAACTGCTTGTGGCCACAAAGCTTCACCACAAGAATAAAGTAATGTTGAGTTATAGACTGCGGTGCAATTAGCTTACAACTGGTAAGGGATTAGCAAATGCTAATTAAAGTAATATGTGGCTAAAGGCTGCAACTAGCCCTTGGGAATTTTGGTTCATAGTTAAATTTTACTGTGGCTGAAAGCTGTACGTAACCTTTACCTTGGATTTTGgagtgaattgatttaattcAGCAATAATTTTAATCGTCATACTGACAAACAAGATGCAATTTCTCTTTCTAATTTTTACTGTTAACGACATATTTTCAACATCCTCTTTTTTATTGCTTGTGTTGCAAATGCTGTATAACGGAGATTGCTTCATTTGCTTTCTTCATTATAGAATAATAAATTTTACATGTTCGGAATTTGATGACCGACTAAGTTTTATTTCTGGAGTTAAGCATTTCTTGAATTTTATAGGATGAAGCTTTCAATGTATGCTTCAGTAACGAATGTTGTTCCTCAGTTGGATGAGCGGTCTACGACATCAGGCGGTATCCTTaagctttcttttcttttgtctCCAATTTTACATCTATGTTATTTCTTGCTATCTTGGAGTGAATAGTTTACTTTAAACCCTTATATTCCAGATATGgtaaaaagagaaaagaaaatagTTCAGAATTTCAAGTTTGATCCGCTGAAGATGACATCATATGATACATGCAGTAGTATATGGAAGATGATAAACTCTGATTAGTTTTTTGACGACTTCTCCACTAGAATTAGCATATGTTGTCCGATGTTTTTTAGATATGTAGTAACAAGACTAACCTTTTCTAATTTAGGCTCAGTATGTTTTTGTAAATTATGAGGTTTTGTTACATTATGTTTTCCTGGGTTGAAATACTTTGTTTCCTCATCCTGTTTACGTAAATTACTTAGAAGTTCAAGGATGTGATTGTTCCTGATGATGGTATCAGTACCTACAGACTGCAATAGCTGAGAGTTTTGAAATCCAGACATGGAAACTTGATTCCTGATCTATATCCGTCTGCCAAAAGTCTTACTGGTTTTAGTATTCAGACTTCCAGCTTGTCGTACAAGTGTTAAAAGTTCAGAAGCCTTTGTTGGTTCTAGCCACAGAAGTCACATTCATTCTCACATTGCAATGTTGCATAGCATTTTAATGACTATTGTTCATCGAGATACATGAGAGGAAAGGATCAGAGGAATAAATTGTGAGTAGAAGTTCCCAACAGCAGGATAAACTTCGATTGCCTCTTTAAGCCTCCGAGTCGTTGATAATCTTGTGCAAACATAGGCCCTCATTCTGATATTCATCTCCAAACTGACATTTTAATCAGCTTGACTTTTTTGATATTCATTCCCCCcctgaaaataaatcaagtatgCAATGTGTTTTACATTTATTTTGATGAGAGTATGTTTTGCATAAAATTTTTGAAAAGAGTTTCAAACTTCAAAGTTCAAACCCATAGTATGAATTAAAAACATTAAAAGAAAACTGCAGCAACAAAACGCCAAGACCTGTAAATTGTGTTCCGAAACCAGCAGAAATGTGCGTTTGTAATACCAGAAAAAAACTGATGCCTTGTAAAATTTGTTTTAATAGGCACAGATTTTTCTATTCAAAGAATCCAAAAGTATTGTGTTTAATGTATCTTTATTCTTTAATATTTCCACTTCATAGGAAATGGCAACTTTAAAATATGTCTGAACTGTTTTGTCTGTTGACTtgatatttatttttgcttttgcgacaataaaaaaataatcttaaaTTGAACCGAACccaaaatttttaaaatgacgTGCTGGTTTCATTCACTATAATTGAAAATATcaagagaaaaaaagaaagatAAATGGAATTTTTATGAGGTGTGTGCAAGTGTAACCGGCCCACCAGCCCAGGAAAGTGGCATTACAAAATAACCACAAGACCAATGACTTTAGTATTATTTAACGGCCTGATCCAATAAGAAACGGATCGTAAATAGGCCCAAAGATAAAACCAAAAAAGCCCAATAAAAAAGGGCCATATAAAACAAAGACATCTAGGGTTACTTAAAAGCTTCATTacagagagggagagagagtgAGTAGAGGGAGGCGCAACCTTAATCCTAAGAAACACAAC carries:
- the LOC141689102 gene encoding kinetochore protein SPC24 homolog; this translates as MGEVSGNFDNKSPLTYSVDLIDCLNTESDSIELKQCLEHFKLLESQSDADFNFFQSSVQDYQEKIDLCKQKTNAAKTEVAADSEIDMLRKELEDELQRESLLSDELRVITNDINDLEHQRGRVEERRQSWRKADKDDSRAQMKLSMYASVTNVVPQLDERSTTSGDMVKREKKIVQNFKFDPLKMTSYDTCSSIWKMINSD